Below is a genomic region from Sphingomonas phyllosphaerae.
ATTACAACCACTATACCAAGCGCGCGATGCTGCTGGCGGTGTACGCCGCCACCACCACCGTCTTCCTCGACGACGACAGCGAGGAACAGGCCGACACCCGGGCGTTCCTGGCGCGGCGCATCGACGGGATCATGCGCTTCGAAAAGGCGAAGGCGCAGTTCACCCGCCGGACGCAACACCGCCCCAGCCTCAGCCGCTTCATCGGCCGGCTGCGCTATCCGGTGGTGTGAGGGGTCGATGCGCGCCAATCGCTTATTGATAATCAATCTCACCGCGCTTATAGAAGCCCGGTGACCAAGCCCATCAGCCTCGAAACGCTCCCGCGGCATCAGGCCGCCATCGTCGACGATATCGATTGGGCGCGGCTCGCCACGCCCGAGGCGCGGCGATTGCGCGAACTCGGGTTCGATTCAGGGGTGCGGGTGCAGGTGCTGCACCGTGCGCAGCTTGGCGGCGGGCCGGTCGCGTGCCGGATCGGACGGATGACCGTGGCGCTGCGCCGCGCGGTCGCCGGCGCGATCCGCGTCTCGGTCGAACCGCTCCCCGCCGAGTGACGCGCCACCGGCGCGACGCGTGATGGAAATGCCCCCGCTGGTCGCGATGGTCGGCAACCCCAATGCCGGCAAGAGCGCGCTGTTCAACGCGCTGACCGGCGCGCGACAGAAGGTCGGCAATTATCCCGGTGTCACCGTCGAGCGCCACTCGGGAAGGCTTGCACTCGATGACGGTCGCCCGGTCGAGCTGGTCGACCTGCCCGGTGCCTACAGTCTCGAACCGTCCTCTCCCGACGAGCGCGTGACGCGCGACGTCCTGCTCGGCACGCAGAGCGGCGAGCGGCGTCCCGACGCGCTGGTCGTGGTGCTTGACGCCGCCAACCTCGACAATCACCTGCGCTTCGCGATGCAATTGATCGCGCTGGGGCTGC
It encodes:
- a CDS encoding FeoA family protein — its product is MTKPISLETLPRHQAAIVDDIDWARLATPEARRLRELGFDSGVRVQVLHRAQLGGGPVACRIGRMTVALRRAVAGAIRVSVEPLPAE